The Vicinamibacterales bacterium genome includes the window TACACCGGCGTCATCGCCGAGGCCCTTGCCGAGGTTGGGCGTCCCGGCACCGAAGTCCAGTTGATCGCGGACCTCATCATCGATCCGGCCGACGGCCCGGAACAGCCTCAGCCGTCGTTTCCGGCTGCCGATCCGCCGCCAGCAGAACCCGCTGAGGCTCAGCAGGCTCCCGTCACATCCCTCAGCGGCCTGAACCCGCGCTACTCGTTCGACACCTTCGTCGTTGGTCCCTCGAACCAGTTTGCAGAGGCCGCCTGCCGCGCCGTGGCCGAGGCGCCGTCTCGCTCGTACAACCCGCTGTTCATCTACGGCGGCGTGGGGCTGGGGAAAACCCATCTCATGCATGCGATCGGGCACTACGTGCTCAGTCACCACCGGAACATGCGGCTGGTGTACATCTCGACCGAGCGGTTCATGAACGAGATGATGAACGCGGTCAAGAACGCACGCATCTACGAGTTTCGCGAGCGCTACCGGACCGTGGACGTCCTGCTGGTCGACGACATTCAGTTCCTGGCCGGCAAGGAAGGGACGCAGAACGAGTTCTTTCACACCTTCAACTCGCTCTTCGATGCGCAGAAGCAGATTGTCGTCAGCAGCGACAGCCCCCCGCGCGAGATTCCCTCTCTCGAGGAACGGCTGCGCTCCCGGTTCGAATGGGGCTTGATTGCCGACATCCAGCCGCCCGATCTCGAGACGAAGGTCGCAATCCTCCAGAAGAAGGCGGAGGCAGAAGCCTTGCCTCTGCCCGATAACGTCGCGCTCTACATCGCAGGCAAGATCAAGTCGAATATCCGCGAACTCGAGGGATCCCTCATTCGACTGATCGCGTACGCCTCGCTCAAAGGGCAGGAGATCACGCTCGGCCTCGCGCAGGACGTGTTGAAGCACGTCCTGGATCACGACGAGAAGGCCGTCACGATCGAAGTCATCCAGAAGTACATCGCCGACTACTACCACCTCAAGCCCTCCGACTTGAAGGCTCGCAACAACGCAAAGTCGGTGGCGCGGCCGCGCCAGATCGCGATGTATCTGTGCAAGTCGCTCACCAACTCGTCGCTACCGGAAATCGGCCGGAGCTTTGGCGGGAAGCACCACTCGACCGTCATCCACTCCATCAAGATGGTGGAGAAACTCAAGGACAACGATCGAGATTTCAACAACCTTCTCCACAGCTTTGTCGAGTCGTTACGGTAGCAAAATTGACAACTCCCCCGAGATTTCCACAGCGTCCCTCCGGGGTGCCCCGGAGTCGACTGTGGATGCTTTTCGATCGGGTGGCGGCGGGACTCGGACGCCCACTTCTTCCACAGTTGGCATCCACAGCGCAAATTGTTCAAACGAAAGCACTAAGGTCCTCAAATAACGGTTTCAACAGTCTCTTGTTTCTTATATAATTTCCTCTTCTGATCTCTGTACTTCAGACAACCGATCAAACCGACCGATCTTCAACACCGTTCTCTCACGAGGTCAGCACCGCCATGGAACTTGTTGTGCGCAAGAACGACCTGCTGCGCGAACTGCAACTCTTCCAGGGAATCGTCGAGCGCAACAATACGATTCCTGTTCTCGCCAACGTTCTGATGGAGGCTGACGGCGAGGAACTCCGGTTCCTGGCGACCGATCTCCAGGTGGCGTTGCGGAGCCGTTGTGCAGCCTCTGTGGCGAAAAGTGGGCGGCTCACCCTGCCGGCCAAGAAACTGTTCGAGATCATCCGGGTGCTGCCGGAAACCGACGTGCGGATCGAGCAGGACAAGTCGGGCGTGAGGGTTGCGGCCGATCGGTTCGACTCGCGCATCCAGACGATGCCGGCGGAGGATTTTCCGTCCTTGCCGAAAGCGACAGGGACTCCGAGCCTCGTGCTGCCGAGCGTGCTCTTCCGTCAGATGATCGCGCGGACGCAATTTGCGACCACGAGCGATGACACGCGGTATTTCCTGAATGGTGTGCTGATGGTGGCGAGCGGTTCCGACTTCTCGCTGGTTGCGACCGACGGGCACCGGCTCGCACTGGTGAACGCGAAGCGGGACGGTGCCGCGCCGGCCGAGGAAGTGCGCGTGATTCTGCCGAAGAAGACCGTCGCCGAACTTGGCCGTCTCCTGCTCGAGGTGGACGGCGATATCCAGTACGAGCGGCAGGAGAACCATCTGTTCTTCACGGTTGGCGACCGCGTGCTCGTGTCGAGAATGATCGAAGCCCAGTTCCCGGCGTTCGAGCGCGTGGTGCCGAAGGGCAACGACAAGACGGTCGAGTTCGAGCGCGAGCGCCTCAGCAGCGCGCTCAAACGAGTCGCGCTGTTGTCGCCCGAGCGGTCGCGGGCGGTGAAGTTCGTCATCGAGGAAGGCAAGGTTGAGGTGTCGTCGAGCAGCCCTGAATTCGGAGAGGCCAAAGAGACGATCCAGGCGGACGAGTACAAGGGCGCGCCCCTGCAGATTGGCTTCAACGGGCAGTATGTGCTCCAGTTCCTCGATGTGG containing:
- the dnaN gene encoding DNA polymerase III subunit beta, which produces MELVVRKNDLLRELQLFQGIVERNNTIPVLANVLMEADGEELRFLATDLQVALRSRCAASVAKSGRLTLPAKKLFEIIRVLPETDVRIEQDKSGVRVAADRFDSRIQTMPAEDFPSLPKATGTPSLVLPSVLFRQMIARTQFATTSDDTRYFLNGVLMVASGSDFSLVATDGHRLALVNAKRDGAAPAEEVRVILPKKTVAELGRLLLEVDGDIQYERQENHLFFTVGDRVLVSRMIEAQFPAFERVVPKGNDKTVEFERERLSSALKRVALLSPERSRAVKFVIEEGKVEVSSSSPEFGEAKETIQADEYKGAPLQIGFNGQYVLQFLDVVDTDKIALELKDEVSQAVMRPIGQAGFDYTYVLMPMRF
- the dnaA gene encoding chromosomal replication initiator protein DnaA; its protein translation is MDDTNIWERVLSRIETKVNLHTFYSWFRPAVLAEDQGATIVVRVPNSLVKNWILRHYTGVIAEALAEVGRPGTEVQLIADLIIDPADGPEQPQPSFPAADPPPAEPAEAQQAPVTSLSGLNPRYSFDTFVVGPSNQFAEAACRAVAEAPSRSYNPLFIYGGVGLGKTHLMHAIGHYVLSHHRNMRLVYISTERFMNEMMNAVKNARIYEFRERYRTVDVLLVDDIQFLAGKEGTQNEFFHTFNSLFDAQKQIVVSSDSPPREIPSLEERLRSRFEWGLIADIQPPDLETKVAILQKKAEAEALPLPDNVALYIAGKIKSNIRELEGSLIRLIAYASLKGQEITLGLAQDVLKHVLDHDEKAVTIEVIQKYIADYYHLKPSDLKARNNAKSVARPRQIAMYLCKSLTNSSLPEIGRSFGGKHHSTVIHSIKMVEKLKDNDRDFNNLLHSFVESLR